The genomic segment CTTCGGCTCGCCCACCTGCCGGACGAGCTCGTCCCAGGTTCGGGCTGGAACGCCGTTGTCATTGGCCATTCACCGAGGGTAGATCGAGCCGTCGGTGCCGGCGCGTTCGGCGCGGCCGCGGGCGTGGTCCAGACTGATGCGCATGGCGGGTAGGTACCAGGGAGTCGTCGTCGGCTCGTCGCTCGGCGGGATCGAGGCCTTGCAGTTGGTGCTCGGGCGTGTGCAGCGTCTGATCGGCGTGCCGATCGTCGTCGCGCACCACATCGGCCCGTCGGTGTCCCGTCTCGAGAAGGTGCTCGGCCGGACGTCTCGCCTGCCAGTGAGGTGGGCCACGGACGGCGGGCCGGTCGAGCCGAACGTGGTGCACCTGTGCCCGCCGCGGTCACTGGTGCGGTGGGAACCGGACGGCACCTTCACCGTCCGCAGGCACGAGGGCGGGTCGTCGCTCGGGCTGGTTGATGAGCTTTTCTCCTCGGCCGCAGACGCGTTGGGTCACCATCTGCTGGCGGTCGTGCTCACCGGGGCCGGCAGCGACGGCACCGCGGGGGCCCGGGTGGTGCGCGACGCAGGTGGCACCGTGGTTGCCGAGGACGAGGAGACCGCGACGGCGAGCGGTATGCCGGGTTCAGTCGTCCGGGCCGGTCTCGCCGACCTCGTCCTGCCCCTCGCGGAGATTCCCGGAATGCTCGACCGGGTGATCGGGCTGGGCCGGTCCCTGCCGCTTCCCGAGCTCCTGGCCGCCGAGGCGGTGTTCGCCGCGGGCGGCGAGATGGGCGCACTGATGGCGGCGACCGACTGGGCGCGCTCGGCCCTGGGCCCGGTCGAGCGCTGGTCGCCGGTGCTGCGTTCGACGCTGGCCATGGCACTCGGCAGCGACCTGGCCATGTGCGTGTTGTGGGGCCGTGACCTCGTGCTGCTCTACAACGACGCCTACCGCGACATCATCGGCGGCAAGCACCCGACGGTGCTGGGCCGCTCTGCAGCGTCAGCTTTCCCCGAGACCGCACACCTGAACGACCCCCTGTTCCAGCGGATCCGCGACACCGGGCGCGGCCTGCTCCAGCGTGACCAGCCCACTCCCTACATGCGCGACGGCGAGCTGGAGGAGGCGTTCTTCACCTTCAGCTACAGCCCCCTCTACGAAGGATCGGAGATCGTCGGTCTGCTGGCCACCGTCGTCGACACCACGCACCAGGTGCAGGCCGGCCGACGGCTGCGCGTGCTGCACCGGCTGGCGACCGGCGGTCTCGACGACGGGGACGCGGAGTCGGCGGTGTGCGACCGGGTCGCGGCGGTGCTGGCCGACGACCCCGAGGACGTGCCGTTCGCGCTGCTGTACCTGGTGGACCGCGTCGGTGCCGAGCTGCACCTGGCGGCGGCAGTCGGCCTGGAGCCGGGCAGTGTCGCCGCCCCGCGCCGGATGTCGGTGTCCGAGGCGACGGCATGGCCGATCTCCGCTGTGGTGCGGCGGGCCGAGCCCCGCGTGGTGGACGGGCTGCCTGACGGGTTTCGCGGCCTCGTGTGCGGGCCCTATCCGGAACAGCCCACCAAGGCGCTCGTGCTGCCGGCCGGCCGGCACTCGGACGGCTCCACCGCGGCCGTGGTCGTTCTCGGGGCCAGCGCCCGGATCCCGCTCGCCGTGGCGTACCGATCGTTCTTCGAGCTCGTCGCCGAGCAGGTGGGCGCGTCCCTGACCGCTGCCCGGCGTCGTCAGGAGGCCCGCGAGCGGATCGCCGCACTCACGGCGTTGGACCGGGACAAGACCGAGTTCTTCGCCGGCGTCAGTCACGAATTCCGCACTCCGTTGACCTTGACCCTCGGCCCGCTCGAGCAGCTGCTCGACACCCCGGTCGCGGACCTGCGGCCCGACGAGGTGCACACCGCGGTCCGGGTTGCGCACCGCAACGCGCTGCGCCTGCTCAGGCTCGTCAACACCCTCCTGGAGTTCGCGCAGCTCGAACAGGGCCGCCGGCGGCTGCGGCTGGAGGACGTCGACCTGGCCGCACTCACCACCGACCTTGCCGGGGTGTTCCGGTCCGCGGTCGAGAAGGCCGGACTGGAGCTGGTGGTGGACTGTCCTCCGCTTCCGCGGACGGTAACCGTCGACCCGGAGATGTGGGAACGCATCGTCCTCAACCTGATCTCCAACGCGCTCAAGCACACCTTCACCGGGTCGATCACCGTCGCTCTGCGACCACTTCCGAATCACGTCGAGCTCGAGGTCGCCGACACCGGCATCGGCATCGCCGACGACCAGCTGCCGCTGCTGTTCACCCGCTTCCACCGGGTCCGCGGGGCACGAGCCCGCAGCCATGAAGGGTCGGGGCTCGGGTTGGCGCTGGTGCAGCAGCTCGCCCGCCTGCATCGCGGCACGGTCCGGGTGCGGAGCACACTCGGGGTGGGCAGTCGGTTCACCGTCTGGTTGCCGCTGAACCAGCGGCGGCCGGCCGACCCGACCACCGACGATCACCCGGAAGCCCGAAACGAGCATCGGCGCGCCTTCGCGGAGGAGGCGGAGCTGTGGCTCAACGGGCACGACCTGCCGGCGGGCATCCAGGATGCCGCGCCGCCCGCACCCGGACTGCCCGGCCGTAAACCCACGGTGTTGCTGGTCGACGACAACCCGGACATGCGCGACTACGTGCGGCGGCTCCTCTCCGACCGCTACGAGGTGACCGCGGTCGCCGACGGCCGGCAGGCGCTGGACGCGCTCGTCGAGCGGGGCTTCGACCTCGTGCTCAGCGACGTGATGATGCCCGAGCTGGACGGGCTGGCCCTGCTTGCCCGGATCCGTACGGACCCCCGGCACCGCGCGACGCCGGTGATCTTGCTGACCGCGCTGGCCGATCCGGGCTCGACCGTCGCCGGGCTGGCGGCCGGCGCGCACGACTACATCGTCAAGCCGTTCACCGCGCGGGAACTGATCGCACGAGTGGAGGCCCAGCTCGCCCTGGCCAGGCTGCGCGCGGACCCCGGGCGAGGCACCTCATCGTGAGCCTGGGATCCGCGCCATCGGCTGACGCGCCATGTGATCGACCTGGGCATGCATAAGGGCTCTCGTCGGGGGGTAGCCGGGCGCGGACGGCAGACGATCGTGGCCTGTAGGCGCAGTGGCCCAGGCGGGCGGATGGGGGATCACCAGTGACCACGACTGTGCGGGATTTCTTGGCGGAACATCGGGATGCCGTGGTTGCCGAACTGGCGGAGTGGATCCGGATTCCGTCGGTCGCCGGAGTGCCGGAGCATCTGGTCGATCTGCAGCGGTCGGCGAATTGGCTGGCGGCTGCGTTGCGTGAGACGGGCTTTCCGTCGGTGGAGGTGTGGGACACCGAGGACGGCCCTGCGGTGTACGCCGAGTGGTGCGCCGCGCCGGATGCCCCCACGGTGCTGATCTACAGCCACCATGACGTACGTGCCGCGAAGGACGAGGAGTGGGACGAGACCGCGCCGTTCGACCCGAAGGTCCGTGACGGATACCTGTACGGGCGTGGCGCGTCGGACGCCAAGGGCCAGGCTCTCGCGCACGTGTGGGGTGTGCGGGCGCATCTGGCTGCTACCGGCCGCGCCGATCCCGCTGTGAATATCAAGGTGCTGGTGGAGGGTGAGGAGGAGACTGGTTCGGCGCACCTGCGGCAGTTGCTGGAGGACAACCGTGAGCGGGTCGGCGCCGATCTGATCGTCTTCTCGGACACACTGCTGTGGCGGGCCGATCATCCGGCGGTGTGCGTCAGCATGCGCGGCACGATGCTGGCGAAGCTGGAGATCCTGGGGCCCCTGCAGGACGTGCACAGCGGGGCGGTGTCCGGGCCGGCACCCAATCCGGTGCTCGAGATGAGCCGGCTGCTCGCTCAGCTGCACGACGACAAGGGCCGGATCGCCGTGCCCGGTTTCTACGACAGTGTGGTCGAGCCGTCGCAGCGGTTCCGCGACGAGCTGGCCGCGTTGCCGTACAGCGACGCCGACTGGCTGGAGCGGTCCCGGACCCGCAGCGTGGGCGGCGAGGCCGGGTACACGGTGCTGGAACGGCTGTGGACGCGTCCCGCGATCGAGGTGACCAGCATGATCAGCGGTGACCCGATCGGGCCGTCGCGGGCGGCGGTGCCGTCGCTGGCCACGGCGGATCTGAGCATCCGGTACGTCTGCGATCAGACCGGGGCCGAGATCGCGGAACAACTGCGGCAGTGGGTTGCCGGCACCGTCAGTGAGCGGTTCGACCACCGGCTCACCGTGTCCCCGGAGACCGCGCAGGACCCCTACCGCACACCTGACGATCTGCCCGCGGTCGCCGTTCTGGCGGAGGCCATGCAGGAAGGCTTCGGGCGTGCCGCGGGCCGGATGGGCAACGC from the Paractinoplanes abujensis genome contains:
- a CDS encoding chemotaxis protein CheB yields the protein MAGRYQGVVVGSSLGGIEALQLVLGRVQRLIGVPIVVAHHIGPSVSRLEKVLGRTSRLPVRWATDGGPVEPNVVHLCPPRSLVRWEPDGTFTVRRHEGGSSLGLVDELFSSAADALGHHLLAVVLTGAGSDGTAGARVVRDAGGTVVAEDEETATASGMPGSVVRAGLADLVLPLAEIPGMLDRVIGLGRSLPLPELLAAEAVFAAGGEMGALMAATDWARSALGPVERWSPVLRSTLAMALGSDLAMCVLWGRDLVLLYNDAYRDIIGGKHPTVLGRSAASAFPETAHLNDPLFQRIRDTGRGLLQRDQPTPYMRDGELEEAFFTFSYSPLYEGSEIVGLLATVVDTTHQVQAGRRLRVLHRLATGGLDDGDAESAVCDRVAAVLADDPEDVPFALLYLVDRVGAELHLAAAVGLEPGSVAAPRRMSVSEATAWPISAVVRRAEPRVVDGLPDGFRGLVCGPYPEQPTKALVLPAGRHSDGSTAAVVVLGASARIPLAVAYRSFFELVAEQVGASLTAARRRQEARERIAALTALDRDKTEFFAGVSHEFRTPLTLTLGPLEQLLDTPVADLRPDEVHTAVRVAHRNALRLLRLVNTLLEFAQLEQGRRRLRLEDVDLAALTTDLAGVFRSAVEKAGLELVVDCPPLPRTVTVDPEMWERIVLNLISNALKHTFTGSITVALRPLPNHVELEVADTGIGIADDQLPLLFTRFHRVRGARARSHEGSGLGLALVQQLARLHRGTVRVRSTLGVGSRFTVWLPLNQRRPADPTTDDHPEARNEHRRAFAEEAELWLNGHDLPAGIQDAAPPAPGLPGRKPTVLLVDDNPDMRDYVRRLLSDRYEVTAVADGRQALDALVERGFDLVLSDVMMPELDGLALLARIRTDPRHRATPVILLTALADPGSTVAGLAAGAHDYIVKPFTARELIARVEAQLALARLRADPGRGTSS
- a CDS encoding M20/M25/M40 family metallo-hydrolase, whose protein sequence is MTTTVRDFLAEHRDAVVAELAEWIRIPSVAGVPEHLVDLQRSANWLAAALRETGFPSVEVWDTEDGPAVYAEWCAAPDAPTVLIYSHHDVRAAKDEEWDETAPFDPKVRDGYLYGRGASDAKGQALAHVWGVRAHLAATGRADPAVNIKVLVEGEEETGSAHLRQLLEDNRERVGADLIVFSDTLLWRADHPAVCVSMRGTMLAKLEILGPLQDVHSGAVSGPAPNPVLEMSRLLAQLHDDKGRIAVPGFYDSVVEPSQRFRDELAALPYSDADWLERSRTRSVGGEAGYTVLERLWTRPAIEVTSMISGDPIGPSRAAVPSLATADLSIRYVCDQTGAEIAEQLRQWVAGTVSERFDHRLTVSPETAQDPYRTPDDLPAVAVLAEAMQEGFGRAAGRMGNAGGGPAVWLTERVGAPVVYFGTGLPEDHWHDSNERVSIDVLLAGAATLAAFWDRLPSA